A genomic window from Tautonia rosea includes:
- a CDS encoding DUF1559 family PulG-like putative transporter — translation MRTHSTHQPQPSRAPRGFTLIELLVVIAIIGVLIALLLPAVQSAREAARRAQCTNNLKQIGLGIHNYHSVFDTFPMGSSRVYADEAGTIYNWNNWSAHALLLPYLEAKPIYDAINFQLPPVASAAGQAANDTSYRTIVTSFLCPSDFNAGRQFSNNYYASLGTTIGYRAQTVSSGLFAMTQAYPISRIRDGTANTIAFSERLTGVPGTPDRSPGNGMVGVSGGGMWESTNALENMPGLQLTLQACNEFYNTNGAQSSGYQNAGQYWGWGAPAMTLFNVIVPPNSTQSPWNSCRQGCGGCGMDNSHINNATSAHPGGCNVLMGDGSVRFIKSTINQLTWMALGTRAGGEVLSADQY, via the coding sequence ATGCGAACCCATTCAACTCATCAACCGCAGCCGTCGCGAGCCCCTCGTGGGTTCACGTTGATTGAATTGCTCGTCGTGATCGCGATCATCGGCGTGCTGATCGCCCTCCTGCTGCCCGCCGTGCAAAGTGCGCGAGAGGCCGCCCGCCGTGCCCAGTGCACCAACAACCTGAAACAGATCGGCCTTGGTATTCATAACTATCACTCGGTCTTCGACACCTTCCCGATGGGATCGTCTCGCGTTTACGCCGACGAGGCCGGGACCATCTATAACTGGAACAACTGGAGCGCCCACGCCCTGCTGCTGCCTTATCTTGAGGCGAAGCCGATCTACGACGCCATCAACTTCCAGCTTCCTCCTGTCGCCAGCGCCGCTGGCCAGGCGGCCAACGACACCTCGTATCGAACGATCGTCACGAGCTTTCTTTGTCCGTCGGATTTCAACGCCGGCCGTCAGTTCTCGAATAACTACTACGCCAGCCTCGGCACCACGATCGGCTACCGGGCCCAAACGGTCAGTTCCGGGCTGTTCGCCATGACCCAGGCGTACCCGATTTCTCGGATCAGAGACGGCACGGCCAACACCATCGCGTTCTCCGAACGTCTGACCGGCGTCCCCGGCACCCCCGATCGCTCTCCCGGAAACGGCATGGTGGGCGTCTCCGGCGGTGGGATGTGGGAGAGCACCAACGCCCTCGAAAACATGCCCGGGCTTCAGCTCACCCTGCAAGCTTGCAACGAGTTCTACAACACGAATGGCGCTCAGTCGTCGGGCTATCAGAACGCTGGGCAGTATTGGGGCTGGGGAGCGCCGGCGATGACGCTCTTCAACGTCATCGTCCCCCCGAATTCGACACAATCTCCCTGGAATTCCTGCCGCCAGGGCTGCGGCGGCTGCGGCATGGACAACTCCCACATCAACAACGCGACCAGCGCCCACCCCGGTGGCTGCAACGTCTTAATGGGCGACGGCAGCGTTCGATTTATCAAGTCAACCATCAACCAGCTCACCTGGATGGCCCTCGGCACACGAGCCGGCGGCGAGGTGCTCAGCGCCGATCAATATTGA
- the selB gene encoding selenocysteine-specific translation elongation factor — translation MRDLILGTAGHIDHGKTSLVRALTGVDTDRLPAEKQRGITIDLGFASLDLGEVRIGLVDVPGHERFIRNMLAGATGFDLALLVIAADDSVMPQTREHLEILRLLGLRSGLIALTKCDLATEDWLDLVEEDVRTLVAGTFLEGAPIVRTSSSTGLGIDELRSTLALLAEAIPRVPTEAPFRLAIDRCFTVAGHGTVVTGTIVSGAVTVGDELEWLPEGRLLRVRGLHRHAQAVDRIERGARAAINLAGVHHSEVRRGQELATPGFLRASVVLSAAFRASADAPRPLRHRARYRLHLGTAEVTASLSLLDGSELAPGLEGFAQFFLGEPVVAEYGQPFVIREESPPWTVGGGQILQPTARRIRRRNLGDRERLARLKRTDPIERAAAVMGSYQLEPWSNLDLARDAGLAPEEVDRVVAEARASGELIDLPVGPRRTIRIVRSHLETLEDRVVKAVGRLHERNPRLSRVRRSSVLGTLSDLKSESLVAAVIDRLAKAGRLITSDRTVALTGYQPQLTQAERRLKTELLDAHRGTGFAPPMASELLDRAGNRREIVPELLDLLAEEGHLAAVEPRMLYLEADADLELKRRVADRLRDGSTISMADLRDLLGTSRKYAVPIGEYLDRIGLTIRDGDLRRLGAVAEEPVG, via the coding sequence GTGAGAGACCTCATTCTCGGGACGGCGGGACACATCGATCATGGCAAGACTTCTCTGGTCCGCGCCCTGACCGGTGTTGATACGGACCGATTGCCGGCGGAAAAGCAGCGTGGCATCACGATCGACCTGGGGTTCGCATCGCTTGACTTGGGTGAGGTGCGAATCGGACTGGTCGACGTGCCCGGTCACGAACGATTCATCAGAAACATGCTGGCCGGTGCCACCGGGTTCGACCTGGCGTTGCTTGTCATTGCGGCGGATGACTCGGTGATGCCTCAAACGCGGGAGCACCTGGAGATTCTCCGGCTGCTGGGGTTGCGATCTGGCTTAATTGCTCTGACCAAGTGCGACCTGGCGACCGAGGACTGGCTTGATCTGGTCGAGGAGGACGTGCGAACCCTGGTGGCCGGAACGTTTCTTGAAGGGGCCCCGATCGTTCGCACGTCAAGCTCGACCGGATTGGGAATCGATGAGTTACGATCGACCCTGGCCCTGCTGGCCGAGGCGATTCCGAGGGTGCCGACCGAGGCGCCGTTTCGCCTGGCAATCGACCGCTGCTTCACCGTCGCCGGGCACGGAACCGTCGTGACGGGAACGATCGTCTCCGGGGCGGTCACTGTGGGAGACGAGCTGGAGTGGCTGCCCGAGGGGCGATTGCTGCGAGTGAGAGGGCTGCACCGTCACGCTCAGGCGGTTGATCGGATTGAGCGGGGAGCCCGGGCGGCCATCAATCTGGCGGGCGTGCATCATTCGGAGGTCCGGCGGGGGCAAGAGCTGGCGACCCCTGGCTTTCTCCGGGCGTCGGTGGTGCTTTCTGCGGCGTTCAGGGCCTCGGCCGATGCACCCCGGCCCTTGCGGCATCGGGCGCGGTATCGATTGCATTTGGGGACGGCTGAAGTGACGGCCTCACTGTCCTTGCTGGACGGGTCAGAGCTGGCACCCGGTCTGGAAGGGTTTGCTCAGTTCTTTCTGGGAGAGCCAGTCGTGGCCGAGTATGGTCAGCCGTTCGTGATCCGAGAGGAAAGCCCTCCGTGGACGGTCGGCGGCGGTCAAATTCTGCAGCCGACTGCGCGGCGCATCCGTCGTAGAAATCTGGGTGATCGGGAACGACTTGCCCGGTTGAAACGTACCGACCCGATCGAGCGAGCGGCCGCGGTGATGGGCTCGTATCAACTGGAACCGTGGTCGAATCTCGATCTGGCCCGAGACGCGGGCCTCGCCCCTGAGGAGGTTGATCGGGTCGTGGCCGAGGCCCGAGCGAGTGGTGAGCTGATCGATCTTCCGGTCGGTCCTCGACGGACGATCCGGATCGTTCGATCGCATCTGGAAACGCTGGAAGATCGGGTGGTGAAGGCAGTTGGGCGTTTGCATGAGCGGAATCCGAGACTTTCACGTGTGCGGCGATCGAGCGTGCTGGGGACCCTGAGCGACCTGAAAAGCGAGTCGCTGGTGGCGGCGGTGATCGATCGCCTGGCGAAGGCTGGCCGATTGATCACCAGCGATCGGACGGTGGCATTGACGGGGTATCAACCGCAGTTGACGCAGGCAGAGCGGAGGCTCAAAACGGAGTTGCTCGACGCTCATCGGGGGACCGGCTTCGCGCCGCCGATGGCCTCGGAACTGCTCGATCGAGCCGGGAATCGACGTGAGATCGTGCCGGAACTTCTCGATCTACTGGCCGAGGAGGGGCATCTGGCGGCTGTCGAGCCTCGAATGTTGTATCTCGAAGCCGATGCCGATCTGGAATTGAAACGACGGGTGGCCGACCGATTGCGGGACGGATCGACGATCAGCATGGCCGATCTTCGCGACTTGCTCGGCACGTCGAGGAAGTATGCCGTACCGATCGGGGAGTATCTGGACCGGATTGGGCTGACGATCCGAGACGGAGATCTTCGACGGCTCGGAGCAGTGGCGGAGGAGCCAGTGGGATGA
- the selA gene encoding L-seryl-tRNA(Sec) selenium transferase has product MTEFEDQSGDRSKSSAFRRLPPVHAVMARPELAEAIEAKGREVVVAAIRAVLEEARTAIALGHDSTALEGEDAIIRRVVDRLDQDRPVLRSVINATGVLLHTGLGRAPLAIEASEAVARVASGYSNLEFDLDQGTRGKRSSGVSALLRRLTGAEAAAVVNNNAGATMIALRALANGREVIVSRGQLVEIGGSYRLPEVFESSGARLREVGTTNKTRLSDYERAIGPETAAILRVHPSNYKIVGFTESVGIADLAKLGRSKGLLTIDDIGSGALGPDRPPGIVGEPTVEEAIAAGVDLVLCSGDKLLGGPQCGLLIGSAEVVRRIERDPMMRALRVDKMTLAALETTLRLAIDPEKASRSIPLWRSLSVPVEQLSGRADRLADRLRQMLGLSVSSEPSQAYLGGGSAPDEAIASACVRIDPPLPGRELGATEASRALRMGAPSVVCRVQQGSLWFDLRAVPEHDDEAIFRAIEAVVRG; this is encoded by the coding sequence ATGACTGAGTTCGAGGACCAATCGGGGGATCGCTCGAAGTCCTCCGCCTTTCGGCGATTACCACCGGTTCATGCCGTGATGGCTCGGCCCGAGCTGGCCGAAGCCATTGAGGCGAAGGGTCGAGAAGTCGTTGTTGCTGCCATCCGAGCGGTCCTGGAGGAGGCTCGTACCGCGATTGCCCTCGGGCACGACTCGACAGCCCTCGAGGGGGAGGACGCGATCATCCGTCGCGTGGTGGATCGACTTGATCAGGATCGGCCGGTCTTGCGATCGGTGATCAATGCCACCGGGGTCTTGCTTCATACCGGACTCGGCCGAGCCCCCCTGGCGATCGAGGCGAGCGAGGCGGTAGCTCGCGTGGCAAGCGGATACAGCAACCTGGAGTTCGATCTGGATCAGGGGACCCGAGGGAAGCGGTCGAGCGGCGTCTCGGCCTTGCTGCGACGCCTGACGGGGGCCGAGGCCGCGGCGGTCGTCAATAATAATGCCGGGGCGACGATGATCGCGCTCCGGGCATTGGCCAACGGTCGGGAAGTGATCGTCTCCCGGGGACAACTGGTCGAGATCGGCGGCAGTTACCGATTGCCGGAGGTCTTTGAAAGCTCCGGGGCCAGGCTCCGCGAGGTCGGCACCACGAACAAAACGCGTTTGAGTGATTATGAGCGTGCGATTGGTCCAGAAACGGCGGCAATCCTCCGGGTGCACCCGAGCAATTACAAGATCGTCGGCTTCACCGAATCGGTGGGGATCGCTGACCTGGCGAAGCTGGGGCGATCGAAAGGGCTGCTGACGATCGACGACATCGGCTCCGGAGCCCTCGGGCCGGATCGGCCGCCGGGCATTGTTGGAGAGCCGACGGTAGAGGAGGCGATCGCAGCCGGGGTCGACCTGGTCCTTTGCTCGGGGGATAAGCTGCTGGGAGGGCCTCAGTGTGGCTTGTTGATCGGATCGGCCGAGGTGGTGCGTCGGATTGAGCGTGATCCGATGATGCGTGCCCTTCGAGTCGACAAGATGACCCTTGCGGCGCTGGAAACGACGCTTCGCTTGGCGATCGACCCGGAAAAGGCTTCCCGATCGATTCCACTCTGGAGGTCGCTCTCGGTCCCGGTGGAGCAACTGAGTGGTCGAGCCGATCGACTGGCCGATCGGCTTCGGCAGATGCTCGGACTGTCGGTGTCGAGCGAGCCGTCGCAGGCGTACCTCGGTGGCGGCAGTGCACCCGATGAGGCAATTGCGTCGGCCTGTGTGCGGATTGATCCTCCCCTGCCTGGCCGAGAGTTGGGGGCGACCGAGGCGAGCCGAGCCTTGCGGATGGGAGCACCGAGCGTGGTTTGCCGGGTGCAACAGGGATCGCTCTGGTTCGATCTTCGAGCCGTTCCCGAGCACGACGACGAGGCGATCTTCCGAGCGATCGAAGCGGTTGTCCGTGGGTGA
- a CDS encoding MraY family glycosyltransferase has protein sequence MTSPPVGVVLGSHVRAGWSWCRSMTPDSYLLVFALSFLGCVLATPIVTRLAIWAGAIDRPDQFRRVHKGATPRLGGLGLAVGLAVGLGALTFGGLMPSWPGIDTWADSLAWIGMAAGVVLVLGVVDDTIGVTPRAKLLGQAMAVMLLYAGGIRIESVEILGLELSLSLPLSLGIPGRSETLLLDLPSIAITLLWFLGCMNIWNLIDGMDGLASGVGLIVAATMMLVAVALSNYGSALMGAALAGGLAGFLLYNWHPACIFLGDSGSLLIGMLIGVIGIQGSLKGTMAVSILLPILAMGLPISDTALAIFRRWVRNLPLTAADRRHVHHVLIGLGLDPRQAAAMLYSFTAFLCGVVLLGVAMRSDVLALILGSSGCSAFVVILYSRRNELAELRNDLAARMVRGRQERRAAKATWEAIQRVELAADPDRVLEIMAETANILGCSAARLTFRGPGTESTQRHQGDWAESTDRAASADHLSGPTAQFRLFGAGDALLTVDLRFSDRSDLASDIAFRFLQRLSLASSERLGRLLADGALGRSLGSEPENVLSGSPKPGTTLVLATAPAGLAGGWSSPPSGVAFVPQSPDTD, from the coding sequence ATGACCTCGCCCCCGGTGGGCGTTGTGCTCGGTTCGCACGTCCGGGCCGGATGGAGCTGGTGCCGGTCCATGACGCCCGATTCCTACCTGCTCGTCTTCGCGCTCTCGTTTCTCGGCTGCGTGCTGGCCACACCGATCGTCACCCGTCTGGCCATCTGGGCCGGGGCGATCGACCGGCCGGATCAATTCCGCCGCGTGCACAAGGGAGCCACGCCTCGCCTTGGCGGCCTGGGCCTGGCCGTCGGCCTGGCGGTCGGCCTGGGAGCTCTGACCTTCGGCGGCCTGATGCCGAGCTGGCCGGGAATCGACACCTGGGCCGATTCCCTCGCCTGGATCGGTATGGCGGCGGGGGTGGTCCTGGTGCTCGGTGTCGTCGACGATACGATCGGCGTCACACCTCGAGCCAAGCTGCTCGGCCAGGCGATGGCCGTCATGCTCCTCTATGCCGGAGGCATCCGGATCGAGTCGGTCGAGATTCTCGGCCTGGAACTCTCGCTCAGTCTGCCTTTGAGCCTCGGGATTCCGGGTCGCTCCGAGACGTTGCTCCTCGACCTTCCGAGCATCGCCATCACCCTGCTTTGGTTCCTCGGATGCATGAACATCTGGAACCTGATCGATGGAATGGATGGACTTGCCTCGGGCGTCGGGTTGATCGTCGCGGCCACCATGATGCTGGTGGCTGTGGCCCTGAGCAACTACGGATCGGCACTGATGGGAGCAGCGCTTGCCGGCGGCCTGGCCGGCTTTTTGCTCTACAACTGGCATCCGGCCTGCATCTTTCTCGGAGACAGCGGGAGCCTTTTGATCGGCATGCTGATCGGGGTCATCGGGATTCAAGGCTCGCTCAAGGGAACGATGGCCGTCTCGATCCTGTTGCCGATCCTTGCGATGGGATTGCCCATCTCCGACACGGCCCTGGCGATCTTTCGGCGATGGGTGCGCAACCTTCCCCTGACAGCCGCCGACCGCCGCCATGTCCACCATGTCCTCATCGGCCTCGGACTCGACCCGAGGCAGGCCGCGGCCATGCTTTACAGTTTCACCGCCTTTCTCTGCGGTGTTGTCTTGCTCGGAGTGGCGATGCGAAGCGATGTCCTGGCCCTGATCCTCGGAAGCTCCGGCTGTTCGGCCTTCGTCGTGATCCTGTACAGCCGTCGCAACGAACTGGCCGAACTGCGGAACGATCTGGCAGCTCGGATGGTCCGCGGTCGCCAGGAACGCCGCGCCGCCAAGGCCACCTGGGAGGCGATTCAGCGTGTCGAGCTGGCTGCCGATCCCGACCGGGTCTTGGAGATCATGGCCGAAACCGCCAACATCCTCGGCTGCTCGGCGGCTCGATTGACGTTCCGAGGACCGGGCACCGAGTCGACCCAACGCCATCAGGGAGACTGGGCCGAGTCGACCGATCGAGCTGCTTCGGCCGATCACCTGTCGGGTCCCACCGCCCAGTTCCGACTCTTTGGTGCCGGCGATGCCTTGCTGACGGTCGACTTGCGGTTCAGCGATCGATCGGACCTGGCCTCCGACATCGCGTTCCGATTCCTGCAGCGGCTCTCGCTGGCGAGCAGTGAGCGCCTGGGTCGGCTGCTGGCCGACGGGGCGCTCGGGCGTTCGCTTGGGTCGGAGCCCGAGAACGTCCTTAGCGGATCGCCGAAGCCCGGCACCACGTTGGTGCTGGCAACGGCACCCGCCGGGCTCGCTGGTGGCTGGTCCTCCCCCCCCTCGGGAGTGGCCTTCGTCCCCCAATCGCCCGACACCGACTGA